The Bemisia tabaci chromosome 5, PGI_BMITA_v3 genome includes a window with the following:
- the LOC109039878 gene encoding chitooligosaccharidolytic beta-N-acetylglucosaminidase, protein MAVWRLSNVILIPIFLSAVLKITDGWRWSWRCVEGKCVRSEDGSSHGVIQDMGQTLEVCRLTCGQYGALWPRPTGPTSLSDRVIPFHPGRVIFNLADVAGRRVPGKRSSIAQEFLAFTAQSFVSAWLEQCGANCSNEFDNDVTVRITTNSSDTALHWQTDESYSLHVETQGSKVDVHIVGRTIYGARHGMETLNQLISGYSSDAYNYLVIVSVAKISDKPVYGHRGLMLDTARHFIPVDMILRTLDAMAMSKLNVLHWHATDSQSFPLDVPSFPEFARYGAYSSAETYSPSEMKEIVGYGRDRGIRVIVEIDAPAHAGNGWQWGPGAGLGDLAVCVNKQPWRKFCVQPPCGQLNPVNPNTYKVLRSLYRDLIAIFSRREMFHMGGDEVAFSCWNSTVEIRQWLEKHNRTKTTRDYLKLWTEFQDHALKIYDEEVNSTKTPIILWSSELTQPDTITLDPNRYIIETWTERKKDVPQRLLAKGYRIIVASKDVWYLDHGFWGSTKFSDWRNMYNYRLPAGAGVLGGEVGMWSEYVDENNMEPRVWPRAAAVAERLWSDPGTSSQQAQPRFLAHRQRLVKRGINAAAVLPQWCEQHDQECS, encoded by the exons ATGGCAGTATGGCGACTCTCTAACGTCATCTTGATACCAATTTTCTTGTCTGCAGTCTTGAAAATAACTGATGG GTGGCGATGGTCATGGCGGTGCGTGGAGGGTAAATGTGTGCGAAGCGAAGATGGATCATCACATGGTGTCATCCAAGACATGGGTCAGACGCTGGAGGTGTGCAGACTTACTTGCGGTCAGTACGGGGCACTGTGGCCCCGACCAACTGGACCCACCTCTCTTag CGACCGGGTCATTCCGTTTCACCCCGGGAGGGTGATCTTCAATTTGGCGGACGTGGCTGGCCGTCGGGTTCCAGGAAAGCGAAGCTCAATCGCACAAGAGTTCCTAGCATTCACAGCTCAGAGCTTCGTGTCCGCCTGGCTTGAGCAATGTGGCGCCAACTGCTCGAATGAATTCGACAATGACGTCACGGTTAGAATTACCACAAATTCGTCTGATACTGCACTTCACTGGCAGACCGACGAATCCTACTCCCTCCATGTTGAGACTCAAG GTAGCAAGGTGGACGTGCACATAGTCGGGAGGACGATCTACGGGGCGCGGCACGGGATGGAGACGCTGAACCAGTTGATATCCGGCTACTCGTCGGACGCTTACAACTACCTGGTCATCGTTTCCGTGGCGAAGATCTCGGACAAACCGGTGTATGGGCACCGCGGACTCATGCTGGACACCGCGCGGCACTTCATCCCTGTGGACATGATCCTGAGGACCCTGGACGCCATGGCCATGAGCAAGCTGAACGTCCTCCATTGGCACGCCACCGACTCCCAGAGCTTCCCGCTCGATGTGCCCAGCTTCCCCGAGTTTGCCAG GTACGGAGCTTACTCCTCAGCGGAGACGTACTCCCCCTCGGAGATGAAGGAGATCGTGGGCTACGGTCGAGATCGAGGGATCCGGGTCATTGTGGAGATCGACGCGCCCGCCCACGCTGGGAACGGGTGGCAGTGGGGCCCGGGCGCCGGCCTCGGGGACTTGGCCGTCTGCGTCAACAAACAGCCGTGGCGCAAGTTCTGCGTCCAGCCACCCTGCGGCCAGCTCAACCCCGTCAACCCCAACACCTACAAGGTCCTCCGGAGCCTCTACAGGGATCTAATCGCTATTTTCTCAAGGAGGGAGATGTTCCATATGGGCGGAGACGAG GTTGCATTTTCGTGTTGGAATTCAACTGTCGAAATTCGTCAGTGGCTGGAGAAACACAACAGAACGAAAACGACCCGGGATTATTTGAAACTATGGACGGAGTTTCAAGATCATGCCCTAAAAATCTACGACGAAGAAGTCAACAGCACGAAAACGCCGATTATCCTCTGGTCCAGTGAGCTGACGCAACCGGACACAATAACACTGGATCCAAATAG GTACATCATCGAGACGTGGACGGAGCGGAAGAAGGACGTTCCGCAGCGGCTCCTGGCCAAGGGCTACCGGATCATCGTGGCGAGCAAGGACGTGTGGTACCTGGACCACGGGTTCTGGGGGTCGACCAAGTTCTCCGACTGGCGGAACATGTACAACTACCGGCTCCCGGCGGGCGCGGGGGTGCTCGGCGGGGAGGTCGGCATGTGGTCCGAGTACGTGGACGAGAACAACATGGAGCCAAGGGTCTGGCCCCGGGCGGCCGCCGTCGCCGAACGCCTCTGGAGCGACCCCGGGACCTCGAGCCAGCAGGCCCAGCCTCGCTTCCTCGCCCACCGGCAACGGCTCGTCAAGCGGGGGATCAACGCCGCCGCTGTGCTCCCCCAGTGGTGCGAACAGCACGATCAAGAATGTTCCTAG